In Kribbella amoyensis, the genomic stretch CGGGGTGAGTCAGACCCGGTCGTCCTCGCGGTCTCGGTCCAGTTCGTTGAGGAGGGTGCGGAGTTCGGAGCGGAGGAAGTCGCGGGTGGCCACTTCGCCGATGGACATGCGCAGGGAGGCCATTTCGCGGGCCAGGAACTCCATGTCGGCGCGGGTCCGGGCGTCGACGTCGCGGTCTCGTTCGTACTGGACCCGGTCGCGGGCTTCCTGGCGGTTCTGGGCGAGCAGGATCAAGGGCGCGGCGTACGAGGCCTGCAGGCTGAGCGCGAGGGTCAGGAAGATGAACGGGTACTCGTC encodes the following:
- a CDS encoding DUF1003 domain-containing protein gives rise to the protein MPRDDRSTDERRWLRAADRLDIPRELRRTIVRRPTYDADAFGRLSERIARFLGTGQFLVWMTGTILFWVAWNIFAPSSLRFDEYPFIFLTLALSLQASYAAPLILLAQNRQEARDRVQYERDRDVDARTRADMEFLAREMASLRMSIGEVATRDFLRSELRTLLNELDRDREDDRV